One genomic window of Musa acuminata AAA Group cultivar baxijiao unplaced genomic scaffold, Cavendish_Baxijiao_AAA HiC_scaffold_1137, whole genome shotgun sequence includes the following:
- the LOC135671050 gene encoding non-specific phospholipase C1-like: MDLVAHGGRRARRRLLVVAVFLLYLVTSAHCLDAERAVSGRRKKKAKHEIKGPIKTLVVLVMENRSFDHMLGWLRTKGGRPDIDGLTGHEYNRLNASDPSSPEVFVSDGAAYVDSDPGHSFQAIREQIFGSEDTAAVPAPMSGFAQQAESMGEGMASTVMRGFAPDAVPVYSALAEEFAVFDRWFASVPASTQPNRFYVHSATSHGATSNVRRDLVHGFPQKTIFDSLDEDGLSFGVYYQNIPAVLFFKSLRKLKHLVKFHSYKLAFKLDAKLGRLPNYVVIEQHYFDVKLSPANDDHPSHDIARGQRLVKEVYETLRASPQWNETALLITYDEHGGFYDHVPTPVTGVPNPDGIIGPDPFYFKFDRLGVRVPTILISPWIEKRTVIHEPKGPTPHSQFEHSSIPATVRKLFNLNLNFLTKRDAWAGTFESHLSIRKTPRTDCPEKLPKVKSLRPFGPREDKVLSEFQVELIQLASQLNGDHALNTYPYIGEGMTVGQANRYAEDAVARFLEAGRAALRAGANESAIVTMRPALTSRISGWSSDASA, encoded by the exons ATGGATTTGGTGGCTCATGGCGGGCGGCGGGCGCGGCGGAGGCTCCTGGTGGTGGCCGTTTTCTTGCTCTACCTGGTGACCTCCGCCCACTGCCTGGACGCCGAGAGGGCGGTGtcgggaaggaggaagaagaaggcgaaGCACGAGATCAAGGGGCCGATCAAGACCCTGGTTGTGCTGGTGATGGAGAACCGGTCGTTCGACCACATGCTGGGTTGGCTCCGGaccaagggcggccgcccggacATCGACGGTCTCACCGGCCACGAGTACAACCGCCTTAACGCCTCCGACCCTTCCTCCCCGGAGGTCTTCGTCTCCGATGGCGCCGCCTACGTCGACTCTGACCCCGGCCACTCCTTCCAGGCCATCCGCGAGCAGATCTTCGGTTCCGAGGACACCGCCGCCGTGCCCGCCCCCATGAGCGGCTTCGCCCAGCAGGCTGAGAGCATGGGCGAGGGGATGGCCAGTACCGTCATGCGGGGCTTCGCCCCCGATGCCGTCCCCGTCTACTCCGCCCTCGCGGAGGAGTTCGCGGTGTTCGATCGGTGGTTCGCCTCCGTCCCGGCCTCCACCCAGCCCAACCGCTTCTACGTTCACTCCGCCACCTCCCACGGCGCCACCAGCAACGTGCGCCGGGACCTCGTTCATGGCTTTCCCCAGAAGACCATCTTCGACTCCCTCGACGAGGATGGCCTCAGCTTCGGCGTCTACTACCAGAACATCCCCGCCGTGCTCTTCTTCAAGAGCCTGCGTAAGCTCAAGCACCTCGTCAAGTTCCACAGCTACAAACTGGCCTTCAAGCTGGACGCCAAGCTGGGCCGGCTGCCCAACTACGTCGTCATCGAGCAGCACTACTTCGATGTGAAGCTCTCCCCGGCCAACGATGATCACCCCTCCCACGACATTGCCAGGGGTCAGAGGCTTGTGAAGGAGGTTTACGAGACGCTCCGGGCGAGCCCACAGTGGAACGAGACGGCCCTGCTCATCACCTATGACGAGCATGGTGGATTCTACGACCACGTGCCTACTCCTGTCACAGGGGTGCCCAACCCTGATGGCATAATCGGCCCCGACCCTTTCTACTTCAAGTTTGATAGGCTGGGGGTTCGTGTTCCCACCATCCTGATCTCCCCTTGGATCGAGAAGCGCACCG TGATCCATGAACCTAAAGGGCCAACTCCACATTCACAGTTTGAGCACTCTTCCATTCCAGCAACGGTAAGGAAATTATTTAACCTGAATTTGAATTTTCTCACAAAGAGAGATGCTTGGGCTGGGACGTTCGAGAGCCACTTATCCATCCGGAAGACACCACGGACTGATTGCCCAG AGAAACTCCCAAAGGTGAAGTCATTGAGGCCATTTGGACCAAGGGAAGACAAGGTGCTGTCGGAGTTTCAGGTGGAACTGATCCAACTCGCTTCTCAGCTCAATGGAGACCATGCGCTTAACACCTATCCGTACATTGGCGAGGGCATGACTGTGGGTCAAGCAAACAGGTATGCCGAGGATGCGGTCGCAAGGTTCCTGGAAGCTGGCAGGGCTGCACTGAGGGCCGGAGCAAATGAGTCCGCCATTGTCACGATGAGACCTGCTCTAACTAGCCGGATTAGTGGATGGTCTTCCGATGCCTCCGCCTAA
- the LOC135670931 gene encoding transcription factor bHLH147-like, whose product MFTMIPSSASSSSGSRKKMMKRGPKAQPGTKWRTAAQERVYGRRLLEALRATAELGPRAVKEAADSALAFTARGRSRWSRAILLSPRRRARLLLRTGSKIRRGRRRARAAEAGERVRGRLRVLRRLVPGCRTLSAGSLLEEAADYVAALEMQVKAMRALADALSPAPAAAEPGSRGGV is encoded by the coding sequence ATGTTCACAATGATTCCTTCCTCAGCTTCATCTTCCTCGGGTTCTCGGAAGAAGATGATGAAGCGTGGCCCAAAAGCCCAACCGGGGACCAAGTGGCGGACCGCGGCGCAGGAGCGGGTATACGGCCGACGCCTCCTCGAGGCCCTCCGCGCCACTGCCGAACTCGGGCCGCGCGCCGTCAAGGAGGCCGCGGACTCCGCCCTCGCGTTCACCGCCCGCGGCCGGTCCCGGTGGAGCCGCGCCATCCTCCTCAGCCCCCGCCGCAGGGCGCGCCTCCTCCTCAGGACCGGCAGCAAGATCCGCCGCGGCCGCAGGCGGGCGAGGGCCGCGGAAGCGGGGGAGAGGGTGAGGGGCCGGCTGCGGGTGCTTCGGCGACTGGTGCCTGGGTGCCGGACGCTGTCGGCTGGGAGCCTTCTGGAGGAAGCGGCCGACTACGTGGCGGCGCTGGAGATGCAAGTGAAGGCGATGAGGGCGCTCGCGGATGCGCTCTCCCCGGCGCCAGCGGCGGCGGAGCCTGGAAGCCGAGGAGGTGTTTGA
- the LOC103999603 gene encoding uncharacterized protein LOC103999603 has translation MTTEGSCFSSFLSLFVLLLLHLGCFFFSCSSSDDPPPPIKRRKISPFFPTLPGPSDPRTKKPLSIRSYLSRLLSFRKPNSENQEQHRRSPIELISLSPDGRADGQARLYVADHHSLSYKDEIYPCPACGEVLSKPQLLDLHHAAKHSFSELRDADSGYNIVRIIFRSGWIGESSLVVRRILKIHNTTRALARYEEYRDAVRSRAARYEASNGGRGDGRCIADGNERLRFYCTTILCSREAERRGGAAPAGACGSPYCCACAIVRHGFTGKHADLDGIATYATSWGAHASLPEDLEREFAFLGARRAMLVCRVVAGRVAHGHGEAAEEEEKGAGFDSVVPNGGGGGGAVGEDELLVYSPRAVLPCFVVIYTA, from the coding sequence ATGACGACCGAGGGATCCTGCTTCAGcagcttcctctccctctttgttctcctcctcctccacctcggctgcttcttcttctcctgcAGTAGCTCCGACGACCCACCTCCGCCGATTAAGAGGAGAAAGATCTCACCTTTCTTCCCTACCCTTCCGGGGCCCTCCGACCCCCGCACGAAGAAGCCCCTCTCCATCCGATCATATCTCAGCCGCCTCCTCTCCTTCCGCAAACCCAACAGCGAGAATCAAGAGCAACACCGGCGCTCTCCCATAGAGCTGATCTCCCTATCACCCGATGGTAGAGCTGACGGGCAAGCACGACTCTACGTGGCCGATCACCACTCGCTCTCCTACAAAGACGAAATCTACCCTTGTCCGGCGTGCGGCGAGGTCCTGAGCAAACCCCAGCTCCTCGACCTCCACCACGCCGCGAAGCACTCCTTTTCCGAGCTCCGCGACGCTGACTCCGGCTACAACATCGTCCGGATCATCTTCCGGTCGGGGTGGATCGGGGAGTCGTCGCTGGTCGTCCGCCGGATCCTCAAGATCCACAACACGACCCGGGCCCTCGCGCGGTACGAGGAGTACCGCGACGCGGTTCGGTCGAGAGCGGCGCGGTACGAGGCGAGCAACGGCGGCCGCGGCGACGGGCGCTGCATCGCGGACGGTAACGAGCGGCTGAGATTCTACTGCACCACGATCCTCTGCTCGCGGGAGGCGGAACGGAGAGGGGGCGCGGCGCCGGCGGGCGCGTGCGGGAGCCCCTACTGCTGCGCCTGCGCGATCGTGCGGCACGGCTTCACGGGGAAGCACGCGGACCTGGACGGGATCGCGACGTACGCCACCAGCTGGGGCGCGCACGCCTCGCTGCCGGAGGACCTGGAGCGCGAGTTCGCCTTCCTGGGAGCGCGCAGGGCGATGCTGGTGTGCCGCGTGGTGGCCGGGAGGGTGGCGCACGGACACGGCGaggcagcggaggaggaggagaagggggcaGGGTTCGACTCGGTGGTGCccaacggcggcggcggcggcggcgctgtCGGCGAGGACGAGCTGTTGGTGTACAGCCCGAGGGCTGTACTGCCGTGCTTCGTCGTCATATACACCGCGTGA
- the LOC135671086 gene encoding ASC1-like protein 3, protein MTLVRAGVGPEPANFLLVLCFAFGSFVARLLLDRFVYKPLAMKLLSYKAVPMMNDEAKWSKITKCSESMWKLTYYAAVQIWVLSIIKQETWSLDTKEYFKGWPNQELKSSLILFYMCQCGFYVYSIGALVAWETRRKDFSIMMSHHIVTSVLIGFSYITRFFRIGTMILALHDTSDVFLESAKLFKYSEKEMAASLCFGLFAISWFLLRLVYFPFWIIKASSYECVEALSWMENFPTTLYYVFNTMLLTLLVFHAYWWKLIFAMIMKQMSNKGQVGEDIRSDSEDGE, encoded by the exons ATGACCTTGGTTCGCGCCGGCGTTGGCCCGGAGCCGGCCAATTTCTTGCTTGTGCTATGTTTCGCATTCGGGTCATTCGTCGCCCGGCTCCTGCTCGACCGCTTCGTCTACAAG CCTTTGGCTATGAAATTGTTGAGTTATAAAGCTGTTCCTATGATGAATGACGAGGCTAAATGGTCAAAAATTACAAAGTGTTCCGAGTCAATGTGGAAGCTGACATATTATGCTGCTGTTCAAATATGGGTTCTTTCAATTATTAAGCAGGAGACTTGGTCATTGGATACAAAAGAATACTTCAAAGGGTGGCCAAACCAAGAATTGAA GTCTTCTTTGATCCTATTCTACATGTGTCAATGTGGATTTTACGTTTACAGTATTGGTGCTCTTGTTGCATGGGAAACTCGCAGAaaagatttttcaataatgatgtCTCATCACATAGTGACCTCAGTTCTGATTGGATTTTCCTACATTACCAG GTTTTTCCGTATTGGGACCATGATTCTTGCCCTTCATGATACAAGTGATGTATTTCTAGAATCAGCTAAATTGTTCAAATATTCAGAAAAGGAGATGGCAGCTAGCTTGTGCTTCGGACTTTTTGCTATATCATGGTTTCTACTGCGATTAGTTTACTTCCCCTTCTGGATAATTAAGGCCTCAAG CTACGAGTGCGTCGAAGCCTTGTCGTGGATGGAAAATTTCCCGACCACTTTATATTATGTGTTCAACACAATGCTTCTTACACTGCTTGTCTTCCATGCCTACTGGTGGAAACTAATATTTGCAATGATAATGAAGCAAATGAGTAATAAAGGTCAAGTGGGAGAGGACATTCGATCAG ATTCTGAAGATGGAGAATGA
- the LOC103999604 gene encoding BAHD acyltransferase DCR-like has protein sequence MSPILSTFHHPSLAAASLISGGLSSIFSSPAAAVSVVSRCTVYPDRRSDLGDLPLSVSDLPMLSCHYIQKGLFFSSPPIPVASLLSLLTSSLSRALSIFPALAGRLCTLPDGRILVSCNDAGAEFSHATAASLSLPDLLPPSADVPPAVKSLFPLDGSISFHGHTRPLAAFQLTELADGAVFLGAAVNHAVVDGTSFWNFLNAWAELCRGGDPAKPDFHRNYFGGSKAVLCFPDGRGPEVTFPVNAPLRERIFHFSREAVLELKSRANRRTKNVVAGDSKDAEVYGKQTHDPKTVEVNDDEEISSFQSLCAHVWRSVTRARTRLPAEAITTFRIAVNCRHRVVPPVAANYFGNAIQSIPTKAVVGEVAGRDLRWVAALLHRSVAGHGDEAVRRGVAEWEAAPRCFPLGNPDGAGLTMGSSPRFPMYEGNDFGWGRPAAVRSGRANKFDGKMSAFPGHEGGGSVELEVCLTPETMAALLRDEEFMSYVSM, from the coding sequence ATGTCTCCAATCCTTTCCACCTTCCACCATCCTTCTCTTGCTGCTGCTTCTCTCATCAGTGGTGGTCTCAGTTCCATCTTCTCCTCCCCTGCTGCTGCTGTCTCCGTGGTGTCGAGATGCACAGTCTACCCTGACCGCAGGTCCGACCTCGGCGACCTCCCGCTCTCGGTGTCCGACCTCCCCATGCTGTCGTGCCACTACATCCAAAAgggcctcttcttctcctctccgccAATACCCGTTGCCTCACTCCTCTCCCTCCTcacctcctccctctcccgcgcCCTTTCCATCTTCCCCGCCCTCGCTGGCCGCCTCTGCACCCTCCCTGACGGTCGCATCCTCGTCTCCTGCAACGACGCCGGCGCCGAGTTCTCCCATGCCACCGCCGCTTCCCTCTCCCTCCCtgacctcctccctccctccgcaGATGTGCCGCCGGCAGTCAAGTCCCTCTTCCCTCTCGACGGATCCATCAGCTTCCACGGTCACACCCGCCCGCTGGCGGCTTTCCAGCTCACCGAGCTTGCCGATGGAGCTGTCTTCCTTGGCGCGGCCGTCAACCACGCCGTCGTCGATGGGACCTCCTTCTGGAACTTCCTCAACGCATGGGCGGAGCTCTGCCGCGGCGGTGACCCCGCAAAGCCCGACTTCCACCGCAACTACTTCGGCGGGTCCAAGGCGGTGCTGTGCTTCCCGGATGGCCGTGGCCCGGAGGTGACCTTTCCAGTGAATGCACCGCTTCGAGAACGGATCTTCCACTTCAGCCGGGAGGCCGTTCTCGAGCTAAAATCGAGGGCCAACCGCCGCACCAAAAACGTCGTCGCTGGAGACTCCAAGGACGCCGAGGTTTACGGCAAGCAAACCCACGACCCGAAGACGGTGGAAGTGAACGACGACGAGGAGATTTCGTCCTTCCAGTCACTGTGCGCCCACGTCTGGCGGTCGGTGACGCGGGCGCGAACGCGGCTGCCGGCTGAGGCCATAACCACGTTCCGTATTGCGGTGAATTGCCGGCACCGGGTGGTTCCCCCAGTGGCGGCGAACTACTTCGGGAACGCGATCCAGAGCATCCCGACGAAGGCGGTGGTGGGGGAGGTGGCGGGGCGGGACCTCCGCTGGGTGGCGGCGCTGCTGCACCGCAGCGTGGCGGGGCACGGGGACGAGGCGGTTCGGCGCGGGGTGGCGGAGTGGGAGGCAGCGCCACGGTGCTTCCCGCTGGGGAACCCGGACGGCGCGGGGTTGACCATGGGGAGCTCCCCCCGGTTCCCCATGTATGAAGGAAATGACTTCGGGTGGGGTCGGCCGGCGGCGGTGCGTAGTGGCCGGGCCAACAAGTTCGACGGGAAGATGTCGGCGTTCCCGGGGCATGAGGGTGGCGGGAGCGTGGAGCTGGAGGTGTGCCTGACGCCGGAGACCATGGCGGCTCTCCTCCGCGACGAGGAGTTCATGAGCTACGTATCCATGTAG